In Candidatus Cohnella colombiensis, one DNA window encodes the following:
- a CDS encoding UDP-glucose/GDP-mannose dehydrogenase family protein yields MRIAVVGMGVMGLTTGAGFADLGHSVECVDLDNRRIADLARGIINSREPGLESLLLRNRSAGRLSFNHDPAKLHEDTELIMIAMDTPVDESGEMLLSGIWTVIDQLTPGNQNIKRIIALKSSVPVGTSDRIETRLRGRMPQDQMPDVVYIPDFMREGYALRDFYEPSRIVIGAASQEAAERLSLLYARLPGPILKTDRRSAELAKLAANAFLAVKISFANEMAALAEQTGADYPTVAQSLSLDPRIGPYSLGAGIGFGGSFLPKDARALVLMADEAGAPQTLLEASVRANAMLPLRMVRRLEAAISDPSRRKVAILGLAYKPGTNDLREAPALRVISELLRRHPGIVLTAYDPEISVMKNPAIPATVSLCASAEEALTGADAAIVATEWREFKQISPEHFKKWMNRPIIMDGRNTLDSVALNAQGVVCIGVGHVPASPQGNGQRHKLPN; encoded by the coding sequence ATGAGAATCGCGGTCGTAGGAATGGGTGTAATGGGATTGACGACTGGTGCGGGCTTTGCGGACCTCGGTCATTCGGTAGAGTGTGTAGATTTGGACAATCGTAGAATTGCGGATTTAGCGCGTGGCATTATAAATTCACGTGAACCTGGACTGGAATCGCTCCTATTACGCAATCGTAGTGCAGGGCGATTAAGCTTTAATCATGATCCAGCAAAATTGCATGAAGATACTGAGCTCATCATGATTGCGATGGATACTCCGGTGGATGAATCTGGTGAGATGTTATTATCTGGAATTTGGACGGTCATAGACCAGCTTACGCCAGGTAATCAGAATATAAAGAGAATCATTGCTCTTAAAAGCAGTGTACCCGTAGGTACTTCAGATCGGATTGAGACGAGGTTACGGGGACGCATGCCACAGGATCAAATGCCTGATGTTGTCTATATTCCGGATTTTATGCGTGAAGGGTATGCATTGCGGGATTTCTATGAACCGTCAAGAATTGTCATTGGAGCAGCATCGCAAGAGGCTGCTGAGCGTTTGTCACTGTTATATGCGAGATTGCCAGGTCCCATTCTGAAGACAGATCGGCGTAGTGCTGAATTGGCCAAATTAGCTGCGAATGCATTTCTAGCGGTGAAAATATCTTTTGCCAACGAGATGGCGGCACTAGCTGAACAAACAGGGGCTGATTATCCAACTGTGGCACAGTCGCTTAGTCTTGATCCGCGGATTGGACCGTATTCACTCGGCGCGGGAATCGGATTTGGGGGCTCATTCCTTCCAAAGGATGCACGAGCGCTTGTGCTCATGGCGGATGAAGCAGGCGCACCACAAACCCTTTTAGAAGCATCCGTCCGCGCGAATGCGATGCTGCCACTGCGAATGGTACGTAGGCTGGAAGCCGCGATCTCGGATCCGAGTCGCCGTAAAGTAGCCATTCTCGGTCTAGCCTATAAACCAGGAACGAATGATCTTCGTGAAGCACCAGCGCTTCGCGTCATTTCAGAATTGCTACGTCGACATCCAGGAATTGTGCTCACAGCATATGATCCGGAAATCAGTGTAATGAAAAATCCCGCTATCCCTGCAACCGTATCACTTTGTGCATCGGCTGAGGAGGCTTTAACGGGAGCGGATGCGGCGATTGTTGCGACAGAATGGCGTGAATTTAAACAAATTTCGCCGGAACACTTTAAGAAATGGATGAATCGCCCTATAATTATGGATGGGAGAAATACGCTTGACTCGGTTGCATTAAACGCCCAAGGCGTCGTCTGCATCGGTGTCGGTCATGTACCTGCGTCTCCGCAGGGGAATGGACAAAGGCACAAACTTCCCAACTAA
- the galU gene encoding UTP--glucose-1-phosphate uridylyltransferase GalU yields MKIRKAIIPAAGLGTRFLPATKAMPKEMLPIIDKPGIQYIVEEAVASGIEDIIIVTGKGKRAIEDHFDSYYELEQNLLQKGKLDLLSEVQKASELTDIHYIRQKEPRGLGHAIWCARKFIGNEPFAVLLGDDIVQSDVPCLKQMMDVFDQVQGSVLAVKEVPHQEVSRYGIVDPDGTGGDGDRILKVKGVVEKPKPELAPSNVAIIGRYILTPAIFDILETQDVGAGGEIQLTDAISRLMELESVFAYNFQGKRYDTGEKLGYLKTIIDFALERPDLQDEVLQYLKEKLN; encoded by the coding sequence ATGAAAATTCGCAAAGCGATTATTCCTGCTGCTGGACTCGGCACAAGATTTTTGCCTGCGACGAAGGCGATGCCTAAAGAAATGCTACCCATTATCGATAAGCCCGGTATTCAATATATCGTAGAAGAAGCAGTAGCTTCAGGTATAGAAGATATCATTATCGTAACGGGTAAGGGCAAACGTGCGATTGAGGACCATTTTGACAGCTACTATGAATTGGAGCAAAATTTGCTTCAGAAGGGCAAGCTGGATTTATTGTCAGAGGTACAAAAAGCTTCTGAATTGACGGATATTCATTATATTCGCCAAAAGGAACCCCGTGGTCTGGGCCATGCAATCTGGTGCGCACGCAAGTTCATTGGAAACGAGCCATTTGCCGTATTGCTCGGCGATGATATCGTACAATCTGATGTGCCATGCTTGAAGCAGATGATGGATGTTTTTGATCAAGTTCAAGGATCGGTTCTTGCGGTTAAGGAAGTACCACATCAGGAAGTGTCGCGCTACGGAATTGTCGATCCAGACGGCACAGGTGGGGATGGCGACCGGATTTTGAAAGTAAAGGGCGTTGTTGAAAAACCGAAGCCAGAGCTTGCTCCGTCGAATGTTGCAATTATTGGTCGATATATTTTGACACCTGCGATTTTTGATATTTTAGAAACACAGGATGTTGGTGCGGGTGGCGAAATTCAATTAACGGATGCGATATCTCGACTTATGGAACTGGAGTCGGTCTTTGCTTACAATTTCCAAGGAAAACGCTATGATACTGGTGAAAAGCTTGGTTATTTGAAGACGATCATCGACTTTGCCCTGGAGCGTCCAGATTTGCAGGATGAAGTGCTGCAATACTTGAAAGAGAAATTGAACTAA